The Brachionichthys hirsutus isolate HB-005 chromosome 17, CSIRO-AGI_Bhir_v1, whole genome shotgun sequence genome segment GGCGAGCAGCCTTTCTAATTATAGCTTTACATCTGCTTAACTGGCCGCTTGGCTATATGGACCCGGCAATGCATGTAATTAGAAAAGTAGAAAGCGAGGGGGCTTGGAGCTTTTCTTTAGCATAGCAGCTCACGAGCCCTTTGTTAAACAGTGTTGGGTTTTATTAGTAATAGCACATTTATTTACTGGAGTCCATTAgtctatttttattataattaatcaaTGTCAGTAATTGGGCATAAATGGCTTCCTGTTGGCTTGAGCTGCAGTCAAGTTTtagcagtggcgggcggtcagggcctgcaaggccttctctgcttgcctaacataaccagaaatcaagaatacatgatcatatttatgataaaatcaatttaattttatgtatatatatatatatatatattcttcacattcatgtcatattatattccagtgatgtatttttaggtgagagtttttatccaatcagaattcagctagcttgtgttgccaggcggatttcatagtaccagtgacaagtactatccgtccgagaccttcagaatcagcgctgcttgccgtctgtgttgtgtaagtgaacgggctcgtagagttgagttgatagacagttgcgatagccaatcagatcacgagttggtgaaacaagtccttcctgcttgtctcacgttacaagtcaataacgcgtcctgtgatcggctcttagagttgatagacagttgcgatagccaatcagatcacgagttggtgaaagtaaggccttcctgcctgtgattggatactccgtgtgagagggcagcgtatgcatattgcgtcatcaactaATGCCCACTGGTACAGCGCGACCgaccaaaaataaaaccacaactattcctgcgtttttaacccacaatggccgaaggaggggaaagtgtggatttggttgtggatattcttgaaaggccattttcaagacggacctttacagagaagctagctctcgtgagccaaCGTCTTCcaactccggagctagctaacctgtcccaggtggggaacgcatttgtacgccacttccaggcttcaaacttttggcttacagcttccgagagtcgctgcaaattgttctgctgggaatgccttttgtttgcaagggatcgatttaatgtttggagcaacactggatttaggaactttaagaaaggagaatggattttgttttcaaataactgttttggggacagccgttttggtgagtaccaacattttatttatttaacatgataacgaaataaaatcacagatatactgtaaatgcaatgtgtgtaaataatgtggcgcgccggtgcagctgtgtgattgtagtggaagtacacaacgagacaaatgtggccgttgtgttgcagtcttttttgtattaaactgcaagtttgcaatttaaagcttgcctatattcttggtggactttaaacgttttggacaaataatgttaaattcccttttatttataactttgatagtaccacgtatagtgataagttttaattgctgatgcagtttattgatttttaaatgctccagaaaaaatatcccgtgttgtacacgattgaggtgatgcaacacacagtagtgcgtaagtgtgtgtttgtacattatttctaaagccgtggtgtcataaatgatggtattatgaggggtatttattcaagtcggactaagtaggacttcactgaaggcctaggtgtaaaatgcaccgcccgccactgagtTTTAGTGCATGTAGAATTTGGCTTTCAGAAATCAGGATGGCTGCATTAAGAATAAAAGAGAGTGCACTATGTGTCTGCGGAGGGGTGGAAGGGTTTGTGCATGTGAGAAGAGATTGTTCCGGCTCATTCTTCTTCGTATGTGGAGGGATCACCTCTGGGTTCCAACGAGATTGTGCACCGTTGTGCAATTTGTGATCATTAATGAAGGGTGAGCGTGTTTTCAAGACCTCGGCCAGCATAACGCTGAATGAAGCTAATCTCTACCATCTGGTCTTGTGAATAGATCCGGAGTATTTCATCTTGAATggaataaagaaataataaaagtaattttGCATTGATGATGCAACTGACACATAACCCTACCCAGCCAGTTCCAAGTTATTTTGTGAAAAACTGCTGTCACAAAAATGCCTTTTTACTCGCTCTTGAAAAGGAATATTTCAGTTAAGCACTGCCAAGCCGTTTCTATCACTTCAGATTTAAAGGCAAAACAATTTAACACAAGCCAAATAAAAATGGATAAAAATGAGCCCAGCTGGGTCTGGCCCATGTGCTGCTTGAGAACCCTTGGCTACTGAATTGGCATCGCTTCTTTTGCTTAAGAGCATAGATTAACGGCGTAAACCTGGTGAAAGCGAAATGCTGAGAGCCGTCCTCTATACCGAAGTTCCCGAAATGCACCACAGAAACAACAAGACTGGATGGAAAGGCAAATAGCTGACAGCTGCCTATAGAGTTCTGAGTCCTGAAGTTGCTGATGAACCAATGAACCAATGATGACCAATTATCTCTTGCAGAGTCACGGTATACTGAGGCCCCTCCCAGCTGGGTAAGAGGCCCGCTGGACTTGTATATAGCAGCGATAGCTGGAGAGTGGCAAAGACTAAAACCCAATCACTTAAGACAGCATCTTAAGTGATTGCCAATAATTATTTGGTTTTACTGCAGAATCAATTTTCATAACCGCAGGGAGTGATGACAtaacatatttaaataaaatcaaaagaaTGACTCAAATCTATCACAATGTCAAATCATTCTACAACAATCTGGTGTGTCTAAACCGCCCagcaccatcacacacacacacacactagtaatATTAATAGTAATAAATCTAGTACTAGTCTATCTGCAGCACAGCCTTAGACCCATGCAGCCTGTAGATGTATTTTCCAGACTCATCGAGGGCTTGTCTACTTCTATTTTTTATCCTGTCTCTCATAAGAATGTCATCACACCATGGAGGGGCTAgcagtgcacaaacacacatattcaGCGAAACACCAGCACACATTCACAAATTTATCCTCTAAATGAGTCCGAGCCGTCAGACCTGGCAGGATGTGGTAGCCTTGGACACAAACACTAAATGCGAGGAGAAAGATGACAGACAGGCCGCGACAAAACCCTTCCCTCCGAGGGTGAGGAAAATAACAAATGCAAATTATGATTAAATGTCCAAATGATTTCTCTGCTCCTCGTTTCCTCCAAACATATTTTCGCATCCCAACTAACGTCCAAACATTTTTATAGTCATTCCAAATGGCTGCACTCAGAAGGTGGCGGTGAGTAAATATCATTAATCGAACAGAACAGAATGCCAAAGAGCTTCGTGAACGTAAATCCCTTCAACAAAAATACAGATAGAACCCACTCACCCCCAGCAAAAATATCTAGACTCAATAGAGCGCTAACGTGCTAATGCTTGCTCTGCATGCGACGATGCCGATGATGTCTCTAAAATCTccttaaaagaaaaacacggcAACAGTTGATTGATgtctcaataaaataaatggttaGACCACACTTTCATATGGCACGCCGTCAACAGTCCTATTAAGTCATTTACGTTGTAGGTCCACCTTTTGTTGCCACCGGCCTAAATAAGGCCCATAAGCTAACGTCTGACCATCTGGTCATTACTTCTAACAAGCTAAAAGCCTCCGTAATTCAGAAAAAATTAATTAGCTTCCCAAGCGCTGCCTCATTGGCAACGCACATACTGGCGTTGTGCCATGCAGGCAAACGTGGACGACCAGATCCACACGCGGCCggccaacccccccccgcccggatACAAAGGAATCCTGCGAGAGCATGAGTGGAATGGTAAGATGGGAAGTGCCGTGTGATCTGCCCCTCAATTCCCCAAAGTGTGAAGAATACCTGTCGCCCCTACAGACAGGAAAGGTTTCCGACAGCCTGTGAAACGGCGTGGCTTTATCCCAATGGCCGACTTGGCATCGCCTCTTTTCCAGCATCCATGTcgattctcattctcattcttcatttaaaaatcCGACCCCTTGGTTAGAGAAACCGATGGCGCTAAAACCATTGATCCGGGTACAAGTGCCGGCTATAAAGTAGGGCCTGTTGTGAGTTATTGCTCAGTGTGATGATTTGATAAGGTGGTGGGCAGTTTGTCTTTTGGGTTAGCTAAAGTTGGCTGTCAGGATAATGAACTATCAATCCAGCATCTCCAGATTTAGTATTCGTTTTAGCCACACGTGATGCATTTCAGTTTTCTACGGTGGCTCCATCAAAAAACCGGAACAAGTGGTGGCTTCTCGCAGTCAATCCTTTCTTCGCTCCCGTCTTTAGCCCCACATTTGATTCCTATATAACAAGTTGTCTGTCCTCTCTCGGCCAATCTGTGACAGCTCGCCCAGTGACACTTCACAGATGGTCATTTTTCACTAATGGCAAGTCTGGTGTGGCGATCATGGCGGAACTCCTCGATCGATGTCGGTATATGTCAGGGGCGTCACGTTTTCAGCACACCCCTGAACCCACGCTCAAAATGCCGGAAGATCGGCCCATGTGGTCAAACTTTTCCACAGATGGAAACCCGTGAATGCAGGAGATTGAGCATCACTTCTCTcgagaagaaagaaatacttGAAAAACAGCATAAGTATGTCCCTGGTTGATTATTTGGTTTCATGTTACAAAGCCATTCCATTCCCATCATGTTAATTACCGTGTAACAACAACTGTATGTTGTAAAAGCAGATAGACAGTAGACATATTAAACTCTTGACGTTCGCTTGGCCGGTGCCCTGAACAATTCACCCCAACCCCCCACTGTATCGATTACTACGTAGATCCACTTGAGATGATTTGTAACGTGACAGAGAGCAAATCGAAATGCTgcacacacctctctctctccaaagtGAAATCATAAAAGCCAAGAAATCTCTCATCTATGGTGCTTAGAGCGCCTTGTGACGGACACCCAGCTGCCTGCTTCACAGACTCCCCAAGGTCACGGTGAACGTGGTGGAAATCGTCTCGCCAACAGCACGCCGACTGGTCTTAGAACCCAGGCAAGACAAAGACGCAACGTAGCCGCTAGGATGAAATAAGCAACTGTGAACCAGCAGGTTGAAGCTTCGCCAGGCAAAAACACAGGTTTGACAGACGGAAATGTTAGAACAAGCGAACAATTACAAGAAGTAAACAGGTGCGAAACGCGATTCAGTGAAGCGAACCTGAAGCGGTGATGACACCTACCTGCGACCCGTGGCCAAGCGCCTGTCCTCTTCCCGAAGAGCGGGAATTGAATCTGAAGACCTGAATGATTTTCCAGAGATGGCTGCTCAGTTTCCTTTCTTACATTCACTTTGACGTGACTCTGATCCTTACGTCCGGCACGATAACACAGATAAAGAAGCAATTAGTCAACTCAGAACACCTGCGGTAAAAAAAGGAACACCTGTGCTAATGAGTCTGCCCGAGCCACTGCCACGCCCTCCGCCTCCAACCCAACCCGACAGCCACAAAGTGAACAAGCAGCTTGTGAACAGCTGGTGATCCACATTGCTGCTGTCATCTCTCCTCTCTGGTTGTTTGGttggatgacgatgatgacatCATGTGCTCAACGTCAACAGACAGGCATGGAAAAAGCCCCGTTAGCGCCTGCATTCTGCAGTATCTGAATGCTATTTCAACtcagggatgatgatgatgatgatgatgatgacagctAAACATACTCTAGGTTTCCAGTAATCATTGGCTGCACTTTATCATGTTTTTGTCtcacgtctctctctctatgtcctATTTGGCTGAGCAACGATAAATGTCCCTTTGGGAACAATAAAGTTGAATTTCAAGGTATGGCTTTAACTTTAACGGCAGCTCCATGCCACTTTTTGAATCCCTCTGTGTTAGTGGCTtttcccaccacacacacacacaccgaccacCGACAGCACCCACTTTACACTCTGTGCTGAGAGGATTAAGGTTTTTAAAAGATAACATCTCCAGAAAGAAATCCAAGCTAACAGTTTGACTAATCTTATTTTACTCCAACAACAGGGTGCTTTATCGCAGAAAGACGAGCTACAAGCGTGTGAGCTTGTTTTGTGAGGTGACGCTTGCGATAGAGAGACTCCGCTGTGCTGGATGCTGCTCCTCTGAACTTATTGTTCTCTGTTGTGTAGCTGTCTGCCCAGATAGCACAGCCATTTGTCACCGTCAAACCATGACTCTCTTTATGGGAGCTACATGGCTACGAGCATTAGAGAGGATGGGAAGTTTTCATTCCATGCGATAGCTGCGTGATTTCTTTAGGGGATAGCATTTGTTACCATATAGCTGATTCAGTATTCTGCGTGCATGTTGTACATTTGTGTACTTTAGAAATGGGGAGTTCATTAGCAGGAGGTCCAGGCCTCCTATGAGGAGCAGAGTGGTAACAGTGCAgcagtgtgcaaaaaaaaaagaggctgttcTATACCTTGTGAGAACACACAAGTTGTAACTACATTTCTGAAGCTCCATCAGGTGAATCGCATTAGGCTCATATTGCTTCGCTCCTTCACTTTCATCAAACGTTCTGGGCTTGGCCcgcattttcttttctaagtGCAGGAGATTGTTCCAACTGCAGACGGAgtcaaaagaagaaagatgaggaggaaaaaagCACCAAAAAATGAAAGCGTGTTTCCATAGTTTAAGAGACAACATGCTGCGATCAACCGTTTCCCCTCACACCCAGGCAGGTTGGCCTCTGGCTGGTGCTGAGACAGAATCAGCAAACATGGTTCCTCAGCTCAGAGCGCAATGCTGGGAGCAGGGAAAGGGCTCGGTATAATAGCTGAGATCGCTCACCAATGCCTCAATTATATGGACAGAGCTGTGGCCCCTGGACATGACCTAATGAACATAATAAGGCCTGTCCGTTCAAAATCAGCTTAGAGTGGATCCACACGGACCCAGGATTAGAAGTAGAGGAGGTTTGTGTTGCGTAAAGAGTGGAGGGATTGTTTAGAGGCTGTCTGTCCTTCCCAACCGTGTTCAGTGAATGCACCACGACCCCCCCTGAGCATTTCTGACTCAGTCCCAGAAGCCTTGACGAGGATCAATTTGGACTTGAGCATTTGTTGCAGCTGCGGGTGATTTGTAATTCAGTATGGCTGAGCGCGCTGTGATTAATGGCAGGTACTTAGCTGGCAGTGGGCAATAAAGACGCTCGTCGGAGATTTTGATATGAGGCTATAAGCTGGAGGACAAGCTCGCTGCACTGGCCAGATCAGAGGGGTCAAATGGGAGCAAGAAAGGCACAGCATGCAGTGCGCATCGGGACAGATTCAGCCTCCATGACCCGTGGAAAAGCCCACCTCGGGGACGCGCCGTGGCTTTAAGGCGCATCCTTGTCAACCAAACCGTCACAGCGAGCCTCGTTCTATCCTGGAAGCCTTCACGCTGCTCTCCATGCAGAAGATTTTAGTGGCTTCCAAGTCCCCAAACGCTGAGCGTTAGTCAGCTCCTTGAGAAGGCGACGCGTAATCCTGTAATCTTATCAACACAATTaccacaacacacaaacacgcgaGATAACGCTGCCTGCAGGAGAACGCAGGGGAAAGTTTCCGCTTCGAGGTCAAGCATCTTTCTAACCGGCACATAGATGGAGGATGCTTTCACCCGAAGGCTGCGGGGATGAAATATTGCATAATTAATGTTCCTCCCTCTGGGGCGGGCTGTTACAATACTGACCTCCAGCGTGCGCACAGGACGGAACGGAGCGCGCCGCCAATCACTGCGCTTTGACATCAGTGTCACCTCCGCAGACACTGATTTGGGCTGCGCGTAAAATCCGAATAAAAAGTCAGACTGAGTTGTGCTTGTCTGTAACAAGGAGACGCGTTTTGAACATTCAGCTCTCCTTGATCATTTGGAATATTTCCGAAGAGTCGCTTTTTAGAATAATTGTTTTGgtttgcgttttttttttattgcctcctTGTTCAGTCGCTCTTGTCTGTTTCACACTGCGGAGCGGGTCTCTGCTACTTTTATCGAACGTAAAGcggtggggaaaaaagaaaaagaaagaaagacacgtGGTTATTCCAACCCTCTCTCAGGAGTCAGGACGCAGCggggaggcggaggcggagagACGCGGGCGCAGTCGGGATGGGAGAGGACGCGTCGAGGAGAGAGCTGCTCACAAACCATCATGGACATGCTGCCGCTGAGCATCCTGCTGGCTTCTGGAATAAGCACTTTTCCTTTTgcgttttctctctttgtgtctttcTCTTATTGCCTCTGTCCGGCTTTTACCGCGCCGGTGACTTACGTACGGGGTGTGGAAGACCGCAGgtgaggaaagaagaaaatgtgcaTCTTCTCTAGACATTTATTCAGATATTTATTAAGTATGCCTAACGGGACATTTCTGCAGATCGTTTCCGCGCATTTCAATTTTTTAAAAGTCACGCACTGACAGAAAGAACAGAATGGATTTCTTAAATTGCTCCTTGGAGGATGAGCTCGAGGCGGGTAATATCTCCTCTAATTCTACTTCTCAGAGCCAGTACGCCCAGCTCGCCATCTGGGGTCTGGTCGGACTGGTCAGCTTTCTCATTTTGTTCACGATAGTCGGGAACGTCCTGGTCGTGATCGCCGTTTTAACGAGCAGAGCTCTGAAACCGCCCCAGAACCTTTTCCTCGTCTCCCTGGCGAGCGCGGACATACTGGTGGCCACGCTGGTCATACCTTTCTCTCTGGCTAATGAACTCATGCGCTACTGGTTTTTTGGTAAAATTTGGTGTGACATCTACCTGGCTCTGGACGTCTTCTTCTGCACCTCCTCTATTGTTCACCTGTGTGCTATCAGTTTGGACCGGTACTGGTCAGTGACTCAGGCAGTAGAGTACAACTTAAAGAGAACGCCGAAGAGAGTCAAAGGGATGATTGTGGTGGTGTGGCTGATCTCGGCTGTCATCTCCTTCCCGCCGCTGATCTCAATGGACAGGAGTAGCAGTGAGGCCAGCCCCCAGTGCATCCTGAATGATGAAACCTGGTACATCCTCTACTCCAGTATCGGCTCATTTTTTGCCCCATGCGTCATCATGATCCTGGTCTACATTCGGATCTACCAAGTGGCGAAGACCAGGACCAGGTCAAtgtcagagaagaagagggatgTTGACTCGCCTCAGGAAAATGGGATGGACAAAGCCGAATCAGCCAGAGGAGGATCCCTGAAGTCCAACATGGGAGGAAGCATAAAAGACCAGGAACG includes the following:
- the adra2c gene encoding alpha-2C adrenergic receptor, with protein sequence MDFLNCSLEDELEAGNISSNSTSQSQYAQLAIWGLVGLVSFLILFTIVGNVLVVIAVLTSRALKPPQNLFLVSLASADILVATLVIPFSLANELMRYWFFGKIWCDIYLALDVFFCTSSIVHLCAISLDRYWSVTQAVEYNLKRTPKRVKGMIVVVWLISAVISFPPLISMDRSSSEASPQCILNDETWYILYSSIGSFFAPCVIMILVYIRIYQVAKTRTRSMSEKKRDVDSPQENGMDKAESARGGSLKSNMGGSIKDQERENGHCPERAAHPPLASERKHPSTDHDDDFDDSSSSDEKPKKSSRSTKHNHDERKDRKSSRKSSSASKYSSRKSRASSKSMELFSSRRKRRSTVNRKKVSAAREKRFTFVLAVVMGVFVVCWFPFFFSYSLYGICREHCKIPETLFKFFFWIGYCNSSLNPVIYTIFNQDFRRAFQKILCKSWKRSF